The Halotia branconii CENA392 region ATTTATCAACGTGGTATTTTGTGCTAATATTCCTGTGCCACAAATCATAGAAATTCACATGGACTTGATTGAAGAGTTTTCTAAGCAGTTAAAATTAGAAGGAAGGAGTGATGAGACGTTACTCGATTACCGTCTAACACTGATAGATGTTTTAGCCCACCTGTGCGAAGTATATAGGTGTTCAATTTCTAAACAAAGCTAATCTATCATAGTCAAAGATAGTCAAAAATGAAGGAATAAAATGGAGTTTTTTCAGTAGTCAGTAGTCAGCGGCACAGCGAAAAATGCTGTCTTGGGTTTTACCCAAAAAAAGCAACTTTTCAAGAAGATTTGTGAAAACTACCGATCAAGGGAAGGGATATTAAACCAAAAAATAACTAACAACTGACAATTGACCACTGACACGCGCAGCGTTAATTAAAGCTAGATTATTGTTAAAATCCACATTGATTATAATATTATAATTTCATTCTCATGCTCAAGCCCATAGCTTTATGAATAAAGCCAGAAAAACCTATGTTCTCAAGCTCTATGTAGCAGGCAACACCCCTAACTCTGTGAGGGCATTAAAAATCCTTAAAAACATTTTAGAACAAGAGTTTCAAGGTGTTTATGCTTTGAAAGTAATAGATGTGTTAAAAAATCCGCAACTAGCAGAAGAAGATAAAATATTAGCTACACCAACATTATCTAAAATTTTGCCGCCTCCTGTTCGCAAAATTATTGGTGATCTTTCAGACAGAGAAAGAGTATTAATTGGATTAGATCTACTTTATGAAGAGTTGAGTGAAGAAGATTGGGAAGAGTAAATTAATCCTTAAAAAAAGATTACCAACTATTAAATTAAAATTCAGAAAAACCTAAGTTTAATATCTACTTGTCATGAAGCAATGAGCGAAAACGAGCAACCAGAAAAAAAGATTACACCAATCGGGGGTGTAGAAAAGATTCGTACAATGATAGAGGGTTTTGATGATATTACTCATGGTGGTTTACCGATGGGTAGAACTACCTTGGTGAGTGGCACTTCTGGAACAGGAAAAACTTTATTATCTCTTCAGTTTCTCTACAACGGTATCACTTATTTTGATGAATCAGGAGTATTTGTTACTTTTGAAGAATCACCTAGCGATATTATTAAAAATGCTCATATTTTTGGCTGGCATTTACAACGCTTAATCGACGAAGGTAAATTGTTTATTTTAGATGCTTCTCCCGATCCAGAAGGTCAAGATATAGTCGGTAATTTTGACCTTTCAGCGCTCATCGAACGCTTGCAGTATGCCATTCGTAAATACAAAGCCAAACGAGTTTCTATTGACTCCATCACAGCAGTATTTCAGCAATATGAAGCAATGGGAGTAGTGCGGCGAGAGATTTTTCGCTTAGTTGCACGTCTTAAACAGCTCAGTGTCACTACTATTATTACAACCGAACGTAATGAAGAATACGGCTCTGTCGCTTCTTTTGGGGTGGAAGAATTTGTTTCTGATAATGTTGTAATTGCACGCAACGTTTTAGAAGGAGAACGTCGTCGTCGGACAATGGAAGTTCTCAAATTGCGGGGTACAACTCACATGAAAGGAGAGTATCCTTTCACAATTACGAATGGAGGCGTAAATATTTTCCCATTGGGAGCAATGCGCTTAACTCAAAGGTCTTCTAATGTACGCGTATCTTCTGGAGTCAAAACCCTAGATGAAATGTGTGGTGGTGGTTTCTTTAAAGATTCTATTATTTTAGCAACAGGAGCCACAGGTACAGGTAAAACCTTATTAGTGAGCAAGTTTATCCAAAATGGCTGTATTAATGGTGAACGAGCAATATTGTTTGCTTATGAAGAGTCACGCGCTCAATTGTCTCGCAACGCCTCTTCTTGGGGAATTGATTTTGAAGAGTTAGAACATCAAGGTTTACTCAAGATAATTTGTACATATCCTGAATCTACTGGTTTAGAAGATCACTTACAAATTATTAAATCAGAAATTGCATCCTTTAAGCCAGCTCGCATTGCCATTGATTCACTTTCAGCACTTGCAAGAGGTGTAAGCAATAATGCATTTAGGCAGTTTGTGATCGGAGTTACCGGTTATGCTAAGCAAGAAGAAATAACTGGTTTTTTTACTAATACAACTGACCAATTTATGGGTTCACATTCAATCACTGATTCCCATATTTCCACAATCACTGACACAATTTTGATGTTACAGTACGTAGAAATTCGGGGGGAAATGTCGCGGGCTATTAATGTATTTAAAATGCGGGGTTCGTGGCATGACAAAGGTATCCGTGAGTACAATATTACGCCTGACGGCCCCGAAATTAAAGATTCTTTCCGTAATTACGAACGAATTGTCAGTGGCGCTCCTACCCGCGTGAGTATTGATGAAAAGGCGGAACTTTCTCGTATAGTTAGACGTTTTGAAGATAAATCGACTTCTGATTCTTAGATTTTGTATCGTGCTATATTCTCTTCTAAATTTAGTATCGTGCTATATTCTGTGGTGAAGAAAGGTTTTCTGCCGCTAGATTGATTGTCGTGTGAGGGGATGCGGTGAAAGGACAACAATTATTTCATAGTTTTTTGCCTGGCGTTACAGCAGCGGTATTAACAACCCAGCCGACTTGGGCTGGGGAAATGAAGGTAAGTGGTATACAACTAACGTCTTCTCCTGATGTGTTGACTTCTGTTGATAGTCGAACATTTGTTGATGACAATATTGTTCATACCCAACTACCAAATACCACGGGCAACAATTTTCCTGACTTAGTACCAGATAACGGTTTGACTAAGCTCAGTTCTAAGTCTTTAAGTAGTAACAGTAACCCAGTAATTTTAAAAGGAAATACTGGTGTACCTGTAGAGCAAATATCTGAGAAAGATGAAGGTAGATTTTTTAGTTTGACATCTACTGTAAATCCTGATCAACAGCTAAAGCAGAATCATTTTACAAGCAATAAAAAACAGAGTAATTTAGGTATTTATCAGCAACAGTCAAAGACAATAGTCGTTCCTGTTGTTACCTCAAAAACCCATTCTGTTGAAAAAACAACTTTTTCTTTGTCTTCTTTACGGCAGCCAGTATTACCTAAAAAAAATCTTGAAACTCAGTTGCCAACAGTTTTACAAACTGCTGTTAGAGGTGTAGGGGCGGCAAAGTTATTGGAGGTACAAAGTTGTTATCAGGAAAAGGCGAATTTGACTACTTTGCTTTTATCCTCAAGAGCCTGTCAACATTCCAGTCTGACTGGGAAACAAATAGCTCAAAGCAATATTCCTGAACCAACTACACCTGCTGATTCACAATTAACCCCCAATCAGCCAGGAACAGTAACTCCTGCCCCCGCTGATTCACAGTTAATTCCCAATCAGCCAGGAACAGTGACTCCTGCCCCTGCTGATTCACAGTTAACCCCTAATCAACCAGGAACAGTGACTCCTGCCCCTGCTGATTCACAGTTAATTCCCAATCAGCCAGGAACAGTGACTCCTGCCCCTGTTGATGGTGTGCCAATTCCTAATAATCTCAATCCCAATGCCAATCCCTTACAGTATCCCACCAAACCAGAGGAAGTCAGGCTTCAGGTAAATCAGCCGATTACTTTGCTACAGGCTTTAGAATTAGCACGGCGCAACAACCGAGATTTACAGGTGTCGTTATTGGAGCTAGAACGTAGTCAAGCGGCTCTACGTGAGGCACAAGCTGCTTTGCTGCCTAGTCTTAATGTTAGTGCTGATGTTACTCGCAGTCAGTCTGCTGGAGCTCAGTTACAGCGGGAACAACAAGAACGGCAAACAGGAATATCACAGCCAGGAGATGAAGCCAGTACAGGTTTTAATGGTCAAGCACAACTAAGTTATGATCTCTACACTTCTGGGAGACGGCAAGCTAGCATCAAACAGGCCGAAGAACAGGTACGGTTCAATGAGTTGGCTGTAGAAAACCAATCTGAGGAAATCCGCCTCAATGTCACCACTGACTACTACAATCTGCAACAAAGGGACGAACAAGTACGCATTGCCCAGTCATCTGTAGAGAATGCCCAAGCTAGTTTACGAGATGCTCAGGCTTTAGAGAGAGCTGGGGTAGGTACTAGATTTGATGTACTGCGATCGCAAGTTAATTTAGCTAATTCTCAACAAGACTTAACTAATGCTCGCTCCCAGCAGCAAATTGCCCGTCGTCAGCTAGCGACGCGATTAAGTTTGGCACAATCGGCGAATATCAGTACAGCAGACCCTGTACAATTAGCTGGTCTTTGGAACCCAACATTAGAAGAAAGTATCGTCCTGGCTTATCAAAACCGTCCAGAACTACAACAGCAGTTAGCACAACGCAATATTAATGAGCAACAGCGAAGAGAAGCACTTTCAGCGCTAGGGCCTCAAGTAAGTTTAGTTGCTAGCTACAACCTGCTAGACGAATTTGATGATAGTAACAGTGTCACCGATGGTTATTCCGTGGGAGTCAGGGCAACCATGAACTTGTACGATGGAGGAGCAGCAAGAGCCAGAGCAGCTCAAGCCAAAGCTAACGCAGAAATTGCCGAAACCCAATTTGCTGAACAACGCAACCAAATTCGTTTTCAAGTAGAACAAGCCTTTTCTACCCAACAAGCAAATTTGGAGAATGTACAAACTGCTAATGCTGCTTTAGAACAAGCTAGAGAAGCTTTACGTTTGGCGCGTTTGCGATTCCAAGCTGGTGTAGGTACGCAAACTGATGTAATTAACTCTGAAAATGACTTGACAAGAGCTGAAGGCAACCGAATCCAGGCAATTTTGGATTACAACCGTGCTTTAGCTCAGTTACAAAGATCTGTTACATCCAGAGCATTACCTTAGTTGGTCATTAGTACTCATACTAAAATGACTATCCATAGGTTTTGTACCAGTCCAAAAACAGCTAGGGAATCAATTCCCTGGCTAATATCAATATGCTTCGTGTCTACTATGACGCGATCGCCTGACTACATCCAAATCAAGTTATAATTACCACTGACACAGGGACTCATACCGTTTTACTTTAAAGTTGATACATTTGGGCAAGCAGGGGAAGCAGCACTTCGGCTACGCGGCAGTTGAGCGTAGTCGAAACTCAGTGACCGGAGGCAGGGGGAGTAAGAAAAGTAATTTGTATCAATATTTCGTGAAATAGTATCAGGGGTGTAGAAATTTTGGGATTATAAATATTAAGTGGGCTTAATATCACGCACTCAATAAATAGCTGAGTGTCAAAATGCTTGGCTTGTACAAAACTCATGACTCAAGTTACATCAAGAGAAATTGCGCTATTTCGCTCTCAATTAACAGATGATCCCATCGCTATGGAAGCACTGGACTTGATTGAGGACTGCGACGGAGATTTAGAAGATGCAGCAATGACACTAGCCATTCGGGCGGGACAAAAACCAGAAAGAACAAATTCAGAGTGGTTAGACGCTTTAGCTAGAAAATGGCGTGCAGTCATTTGTGAACAAGAATATCGGGAAGACTTACTTAATAGTTCACTTGTAAAAATGATGGAACACCTCAAAACAATGCCGACGTTTCCTAAAACTTTAGCAACGCCGATGGTGATATACATCCTTAAGCAAGGTGTAAACAATTTTTGTGAGCCATTGGATTCGTTAAAATAACAGAGTAACGAGTGCTGAAAAAAGCAAAGCGCGAGGTTTTATTCTCTCAATATTTAAAATGCCCAATACTTCGACTACGCAGTAGTTGAGTTTCGACTTCGCTCAACTGCCGCGCAGGCTAAACTCAGTACAAGTACCCCATGCCCAATGCCCCATCTTTAAATAATGAATTACCTTGTTACCGTATTACCAGACCGCATCCAAGCCGAAGCTGCTTACTTAGCCTTAGAAAAAGAAGGTATAAATAGTACTATCTTGGGTAGGGGATACAAAACTGCTGACGAGTTTGGCTTAATTGATCCCAAAGAGCAAGCTAAAAAGCAAGTACAGCTAATGGCATTTTGGCTAGTCCCATTTGGATTTTTTGCAGGTTTTACATTCAGCGTGATTACTGGTTTAGACACCTTTGCTTGGGCGGGTGAAATTGGCAATCATGTTATTGGCGGACTTTTGGGCGCTGCCAGTGGCGCGATGGGTAGTGTATTTGTTGGCGGTGGAGTTGGTTTAGTCTTGGGTGGTGGAGATGCTTTACCTTACCGCAACCGCTTAGATGCAGGAAAATACATCGTTGTTGTTCAGGGTTCTGAAACTCTATCTCGGCAAGCAACCCGAATATTGCGCCAGTTTGATCCAGAAAATATTCAGGGTTATGCTGATACAACTAGCGTGTAGCGAAAATTTGTGTAGGCAGTATAATCTCTAGTCCCTAGCCCCTAGCTCCTAGTCCCTAATCTCAACGAGATACACCTCACTAAAATAAAAAACGCTATAGTTTTAGCTGATTTATTTTCCATAATTTATAAATTTTCAGAATGTTACCACGAGAAGAACTTTTAAAGGGTGTTGAAAATCGAGATAGTGTAGCTCGTGTAATTGATCAGGCAGAACAAGCTATCAAAACCTGGGAAGTAGTTTTGACAGATTTTCTGTCTCCGCCAGAACTTGCAGAAATTCAGCGGGCGTTTAGTCGGTTAACAGAAGTAGAATTAATAGCATGGGGCGGTTATCCGCAAGCAGAACGTCAAAGAATAGCGATCGCTCGTTCTGAAATACCCTTAGATCAATCTCAAGTCAGCCTTGTTGCTTTAGAAATTGCCGGAAATTTTCTGTTTGATACCGCCACTCACCGCGACTTTTTAGGCGCAATGTTGGG contains the following coding sequences:
- a CDS encoding TolC family protein, coding for MKGQQLFHSFLPGVTAAVLTTQPTWAGEMKVSGIQLTSSPDVLTSVDSRTFVDDNIVHTQLPNTTGNNFPDLVPDNGLTKLSSKSLSSNSNPVILKGNTGVPVEQISEKDEGRFFSLTSTVNPDQQLKQNHFTSNKKQSNLGIYQQQSKTIVVPVVTSKTHSVEKTTFSLSSLRQPVLPKKNLETQLPTVLQTAVRGVGAAKLLEVQSCYQEKANLTTLLLSSRACQHSSLTGKQIAQSNIPEPTTPADSQLTPNQPGTVTPAPADSQLIPNQPGTVTPAPADSQLTPNQPGTVTPAPADSQLIPNQPGTVTPAPVDGVPIPNNLNPNANPLQYPTKPEEVRLQVNQPITLLQALELARRNNRDLQVSLLELERSQAALREAQAALLPSLNVSADVTRSQSAGAQLQREQQERQTGISQPGDEASTGFNGQAQLSYDLYTSGRRQASIKQAEEQVRFNELAVENQSEEIRLNVTTDYYNLQQRDEQVRIAQSSVENAQASLRDAQALERAGVGTRFDVLRSQVNLANSQQDLTNARSQQQIARRQLATRLSLAQSANISTADPVQLAGLWNPTLEESIVLAYQNRPELQQQLAQRNINEQQRREALSALGPQVSLVASYNLLDEFDDSNSVTDGYSVGVRATMNLYDGGAARARAAQAKANAEIAETQFAEQRNQIRFQVEQAFSTQQANLENVQTANAALEQAREALRLARLRFQAGVGTQTDVINSENDLTRAEGNRIQAILDYNRALAQLQRSVTSRALP
- the kaiB gene encoding circadian clock protein KaiB, encoding MNKARKTYVLKLYVAGNTPNSVRALKILKNILEQEFQGVYALKVIDVLKNPQLAEEDKILATPTLSKILPPPVRKIIGDLSDRERVLIGLDLLYEELSEEDWEE
- the kaiC gene encoding circadian clock protein KaiC, producing the protein MSENEQPEKKITPIGGVEKIRTMIEGFDDITHGGLPMGRTTLVSGTSGTGKTLLSLQFLYNGITYFDESGVFVTFEESPSDIIKNAHIFGWHLQRLIDEGKLFILDASPDPEGQDIVGNFDLSALIERLQYAIRKYKAKRVSIDSITAVFQQYEAMGVVRREIFRLVARLKQLSVTTIITTERNEEYGSVASFGVEEFVSDNVVIARNVLEGERRRRTMEVLKLRGTTHMKGEYPFTITNGGVNIFPLGAMRLTQRSSNVRVSSGVKTLDEMCGGGFFKDSIILATGATGTGKTLLVSKFIQNGCINGERAILFAYEESRAQLSRNASSWGIDFEELEHQGLLKIICTYPESTGLEDHLQIIKSEIASFKPARIAIDSLSALARGVSNNAFRQFVIGVTGYAKQEEITGFFTNTTDQFMGSHSITDSHISTITDTILMLQYVEIRGEMSRAINVFKMRGSWHDKGIREYNITPDGPEIKDSFRNYERIVSGAPTRVSIDEKAELSRIVRRFEDKSTSDS
- a CDS encoding circadian clock protein KaiA, whose product is MTQVDQDVLLRQLKSDYREILIDYFTTDKTLKKKIDKFINVVFCANIPVPQIIEIHMDLIEEFSKQLKLEGRSDETLLDYRLTLIDVLAHLCEVYRCSISKQS